The region gtgggatggtggtggtggtgagagaggTCTGGGTTGGGGTTCAAGGTGGGGTGCACCTATCGACCCTGAAGACGTCATCCCGCTTTGCCCATCTTCTTGCCCCTGCGTCGGTGGTGTCACTGTCACCACGACTTCTCCTGCagcttcttggtggtggtgtggtttgTGATGCCCTCCTCCAATCGTATCAAACACTCGTAGTGTAGATAGCTGGTTGAGGATTGGGAAGTGAATGGTGAACATGCATAATGTCAAAAATGACAGGGTGCCAAAGATTATGAACAGTGTCCGCCGTGGTGGTTGGCGGTTGAAAAGGTTGGTTATTGCCGGCATCGTGTTTTGGTCGTGTGACGAGCTGTTGCAACGGGAGTGCTGTTTCTCGGTTTGCTGAAGGAAGGGTTCACGGAACCCCCATTTTGTCAAAGATCAATTGATGGAACCAAAAACCGTTTGAAAGGGGTGATCCAAAGTTGAAGTCGGTGAGAATAAGTAGCAGGTCCACGAGTCACTGACCATTGGCCATGATGCGCAAAAGTCGATGGTGGATATCTGATTTCTGTGCCACGGTCAATCGCTCCGGGGTCCTATTTTAGTGCTGCGTAGCAGGGGTCTCTTTTTTTGACTTTGCGCTGTCACGTTGCACCACCATTGGCTCTTGTTCGTCTGGGTGTTCAGACCGGAGAGGCCAAAGACTGTCGACTACCTGAAGTTTGTTGAAGAGAGTGTGCCTCCTTTGTCTGATGAGTTCTGAAGGGTAGAAGGAATGCTGTACCGGATGTTTGGAAACGAAAGAGCATGCCGTCACCTGCCGCTGACCTCtacccccaacaacacacccAGGTGACAGTCATGCCTCTTTGCCCAGAGTCtgattttgtttttgccAAAACGCCTGCTATGCCCTAATGACCCAATTCAAATATAATACAGCTATCGCACATATGTTTTCCTTATCCCATTACATTGCGCAACCCCGGTATCGTCCCATGCTTTCCCATAGGTCTGCTACGACTTCTTCCCTGCAGCTTCCTGTGCTTCTCTGTATTTCCTGTTCTCAGCTTCTCTCCAGTCCTCTGGCGCCTTGTTGGTGCCGTCTGTCTCGCCGCGTGTCCCTGCGAAAGCAGACTTGCCCGCATACAACTGGTATCCCTCGCCGGTGTCCTCTGTCTTTTGGATCTTCGTGAAAGCGATGGGCTGGTTGCCTCTGAAGCGCTTGCGCATGTCGACCATGCCACGGCGGCATTCACCGAAGCCCTTCTTGAGTTGCTTGCACTTGAGCGGGAGGGTATCGACGAGAGGTTCGCGGAGGCAGTCGGCGGCCGAGTTGCGCTGCACCATGACGCATTCAGACTCTTGGAGGCATTGCGCCAAGGCGTCTCCTGGATACCAGAGGTTAGTTTCGAGAAGGCTGTAGCAATCGACAACGTGGAACACACGAATATCTTTACATGAGCTGGTCGGCATCTTGAGggctgtggaggggttgttgtatTGGTGATCGCTTTTCCGATGCGGCAGGCAAGGAATTAGACGGTGCTCGGCAAAGCACAGGCCGCGGGTGCAAAGATGGCAGCTCAACCTTGATAAACACCATTAGGGTTAGGGTATCTGCAGTCTCACTTACACAAAGGTACAGAGTGAGTTCATGTATGTTCATATTGCAACTTGTTTATACAACTTTCTTGTGGTCATTGTATCCCGTAGAACTGCCGCAATACTAACCCACCAACAACTTGTTCAACAACTAAACAAAAGCTCACCCAACCGCTCACTCACCTCTGTCTGCAAGGAATGGACATCATCAGCAAGACACCATCACTTTGGAGTCTTGGTTTGTCTCATGATTACAgctccttcaccctccttGTCTTTTTCCTTCCCCTGGTGTCCTCTTCATCTGACCCATCAGGTCCGAACACCCCCAGAAAGTACAAACTCCTTACAGTGAAGAGAAATCCCTTTACCCACCGCACGTGTCAGCGAATATACCACAACAATGGATTGAACTTACAGTAGCACCCAAGTTTCCCCAAGTCATCTCGTTCCACCTCAACATCCCAACCGACTCTTCCCACCCAAGAATACGGCATGTAACAGCCATGTGTCCAATGTCAGCCAACCACAGCGCCCAGAGGTAGCTCCTCACGACTTTAATCTCGGTGGTACTGTGAAGGACaaagaggccgaggaggaaggcgaggaagtaCATGTTTCCTAGTTGTTGGGAGACCAGGAGGGATTGTTCTGGAAATGATAGcatgggggttggtgtttgagCTGCGAGGAAGTAACGGGGGAATACAACGGCGCCAATAGTGCCGGAGATGCTGAGGCATGTGGTTAGTGGGTGACGTCGAGAGCGACCAAAGAGATCTTACAGTGATATTGGCTCTGCTATTGTAAAGACAAATCGAGGGAAGGCTGGAAGTTGGGAGGTCATTTTTGGGAGAGTGTCGTTGTCTATACAGGTTGGAGCGTGTGTATCAGAACTGAATTTCAATGACGCTGTCAACAAACTGAAGTGCTGCAGTTACAGGATGCGAGTTTGAGGGAAGAGCCAATCGATGCGCAAAATGAGAACAGTATGAACTCGAACATAAAAAGTAGTAATATATCAGTCAAGGCTTGTTTTAAACACTCAATTCATGCCACGACTCCTGAGATCAACCGGCTTTCATAACCACGTCCCTCACCGTCGCGGGTTCTCCGCCTCCGTTCAGGTAACtagagggttagggtcacACCGACACCTCACCTGGCCAGTGCTCACCAGCGCACAGACATTTTGCAGTTTCCCCAGATTTTGCAGGCGTGCACAGACCACTCCCACTCAAGTACAAATTCAGCAAATTCCTACCAGAATTTCAACTCTcgtttctctttttcttctccatccAAGTGCAGGGGTTTTACGCGTATCAGTGAGGATTCGTCCGAGATCGCGTTTTTGCTAGTTGAAAACTACATACCTGACCGCTCCTGCCAGGCTTGTACTGGTAGGGAATTTTTGtaacctctctctccttgtgGGATTTCTCATCTCTTCATTGCTGTCGGTCTGCGGATCGTGGTGAGGAAGACGTTGGTCATACACGACATGTGAAGCACTGGGCCGGGTTTGAAAGTTTGTCCGAACATATAAAGTCTATTAAAATCAAGTCTTGCAATTGGGTATCACATTCTGCTTGTCTGATCAACAGCCAACCATGCCTACGCGGTATCCAAAACCACAATCTCAGCCTCGACTTCGCCAACACTTTCCACCCAGAGCTTATCTCCCTTGTTCACTCCTTCGATGAAcgctccatctccctccttcaATACAGCATCGTCTCTCCCATCCAACCTGATACTCGCCTTCCCTCCCTTGGTCATGGGCAAGTGAACAAACACCTTCCTCTTGTTCTGCTCCGTCACattccctcttcctcccacaATCCATTCAAACTTGTCACCACCAGTGATAATCCCCGCCCCCATCAAGAAGTCAGCATGAATAGGAATTGTCCCTTCgaccaccgcctccgccttGGCCTCTTGCTCAGCAGTAGCGTCCACACCCCCCTTCAGCGGACTTAAAATCGTCACAAACCCTTTCCTCTTATCCTCCTCACTAAAACGCCTGGTATGATACCTCGGCTTCAGCCCTCTCTTCCAAGGCAAAGCCCAAATCTGCAAGAAGTGGACAGTATCCCTCCTGTGCTCGTTGAACTCTGAGTGAGCGATCCCCGTTCCGCCGGTGGTGAACTGGATGTCACCGCGCTTCATGCGGTAGAACTGATCGGGGGAGACATTGTCACCCTCGGCGCCTTTGGTGAGCATGGAGTCGCGGTGGGTGAGCTCGCCGGAGAGGATGTAGGAGAAGATTTCAAAGTCgcggtgggggtgggttgggaagCCGGATTGGGGCTTTACGCGGTCTTCGTTGAGGACGCGGAGGGAGCCGAAGCTGGTGTAGGAGGGGTGGTACCAGTTTgcaaaggagaaggagtggTAGGTGTTTAGCCAGCCGTGGTCCGAGTGGCCgcgggtggaggagagatgGGGGGTGATTTTGGCGTGGTGGAGGGTGCGAGACATGGTTGTTTTGGCGGTGTTCATGTgtgatggggtggtgatgttggggttggtggttagGCTTGTGAGGTGGGTTGTtagggtgaggatggtggtgcctGTGTATGTGGTCAAGATCTGAAGAATGTCAGGCTTGTAGTATGTGAGGATGATTGCGAAAAATGCGATGAGAATtgagaggagaaggatagGACGCCTCATATAGATTATAGGATTGCTTCTCGATGGaggcgagaagaagctggtAGACACTGGATTGGGAGAGAAATCGTGACACGATGCTTAAGTGAGATTGAGTGATCATATATTCATGTATTAGAGACCTAGGGTTCTAGATCATCATTTTCCGATCTCTGGATTGTTTTGTCTTCATGatggttgagggtggtggagagttGCCTGCCGAGACTTGCTGACCGACGATTACCTCATGATTATCCTTCAGCTGCGGCATCGCGCCTCGGCTTTTGACGGCCCGATGAGTAAGCGTTCACCATAACAACATCAACGTTTCCTACTTGCAGGCTCGTCCATTCCCGTGAGGATCATGTTGAAAATCAACCTTTTGGTTTCGTTACGTCGCAGTATGGGACATTATCTGAACGAGAACGGAGGTGCCACCTGCCCGCATAATAATTGACACACAAATAAGTTGGCCTATATTTTATCTACACGTTAAAGGATGACTACTaggcttttaaataaagttaataggcTTTCGAGATAAttaaaggcctttaaaaggtatttaaaaggCCCTTTAGTTTACTTTCGATGCATGGTTTACAACATCATATGGGCCAACATACTTATGTGTATCAACTATttgtggtgaaggaggatgCTTGCTCCAAAATCCATTATAGCCACTGCCTCACCTGTTCGCTACTCTCACCCAATCATTTTGGTGACTTTGAATAATACCATTATGACCTCTTTGTCCCTGAAGTTGCCAAGTTACTGTCTGATACTAACGCTCACAAGAGAACTGATGCCGGAACAAAGCCATTGTTTTGACTACTGTCAATAATTCCCGACTACAATGCAGTTATATGCATCAATGATGTTGGCTTCATCTCGTGTATTTAAGGCCAATGCTGGTCGTGATGGCACTACAACAGCATCGTTTCACATCCCACATCTCAGCTTGCTTCAACATTCGTGCTATCGTAAAAGCCTCTCTCGATATCGACCTACTTAACCTTTTGAGTATAGAGATAAAGCTAGCCCTTTTTGACCATCAAAATGTGTCAACTCGAGCACAAGGTTTATACGGTGTGTACACACGTCTACGAACATGCTGTTCTGTGTACGTTGACTTCGAGGACGCGGGCTCGGTGTGACAACCCGGAGGTGATTACTAGTGCAAAATTCGGTTTCTGCCGAGAGTGCCGTGATTTCTACGCGCCTCTTGTAACTGACAGCCCTTACATCATCTTGAGCTACTGGGCTTACAAGGCTGAGCGTGGCATTAATTATGCTGTTCATCCTTCGTATGTCCCTAGTGCTGAGCTTTTCTGGGTATCTTGTGACCCTGCTGAAGAGTACCGGAAGCGTGTTCACTCTCCCCGTAATGATCTTTCCACCCTGGCCAAGGTCCTTCCTCGCTACAGAGGAGAGACACGGGATGAGTATCTTGAGCGCCTTCAGTATATCCGCCACGCTACATTGGAGTGGGCTGGACGAAGGCGCAGGGAGCGGAttgagagtgaggaggttgtctaCCCGCCGGCTGAGAACTCGCCCTCAAGACCGGGTCTGAGTGAGTCGTCGAGGCAATCCTCTCAGAACTCCATCACTGATCGAGAAGCCCCACAGGTTCATGATGAGACTCTGGCTCGATTATGCGGAACCTGGACGGGCATCTCTTCGAAGAACAACATCGCTGAACCCGAGCGAGAGGTACGCTGGACACAACTGAGCGTTGAGTCAAATCAGGCGAGCGAGAACCTTTTTCCCGAGTCCGCTGGGTTATCTCAGAACAATGATTTTGCTCAGTTTTCTCCTGGAATACAGCCCACTTCTCGGTTTTCATTCGACTAGGTGAACAAGTCTCGTTGTCTGTATTTCTTTCAAGGTGAGATAACAACAAGAAGTGGGTTTGGAGTGAGCTGAGCGTTGAGTTAAATCAGCCTAAAAGATAGGACTAACTTGTCTTTCTCGTAATCACGATTCCGCTGAGCTTTCTCTTTACACAAGCCTCTTCTCGTTGTTCATTTGACGAAGGCAGGTGAGCCGTATTTAGTCGTGTGGATCTCCCTAGGGTAAGGTATATCGGTAGGCACCAAGTGGTGTCTCGATTGTAATAATTGATATTCtacttttgtttttttcttaattgagccctcctccctcttatTAGTTTTATGCAGTGAATCATATATAGTTATCTGAAtcttttttgtctctttCCAGTGCTAAATCACTGTAAGGGTTAGGGTCCGTAGAGTGACGTATCTCGGTATGACTCTTATCAGTGTACCACTTGGCGATAAGGAATTGCCCCGCGCCACCATTCGTGAAGCTTTGAAATAATGATTTAAAAAGATTGTGTGGGAAAGCATACTATTACTTGGAGCGGGAGATAGAGCCAGGTTTCTCTCAGTCTAATTGTTCCCATAAAAAGACTGGTGTTTGATTGAGCTGCGATCCAAGTCCTCATTCCACGAAACCTCCAACCATCAACGCTCCCTATTATCGCCAGTCGCAAACGCCCCGAAACCAAGCGCGCAATGGCAAAACCACAGGACGAGCTCCTGCGGCGGCCACTTTACCTCTACGATCTCCCACCAGACGTTATTACCACTCTGTCCCTCAAGACCGATGCCGATGCGAGCGGTGGACTGGCAGTTCCAGACGATACCACAACAGCGACCCAAACTCCAAGCCCCGCGACGGCCGACAATGTGATCGGATCGCAAGCTTGTTCCCTTTGCAGTCTGTCGTTTGTCACAGTACAAGAGCAGAGAGAGCATCTCAAGACCGATCTACACCACTACAACCTCAAGCAAAAGCTCCATGGCCTCAGCCCAGTCTCCGAGGCCGAGTTCGAAAAGCTTGTCGATGAGCTCGACGAGAGCATTTCAGGTTCCGAAAGCGAAGATagcgaagacgaagaggaggatacCGGGCGCAAGGAGACCACTCTTACCGCTCTGTTGAAGAAACAGGCCAATCTGGCGGACAAGCGCAAACCGAATGACGAAGGTGACGACGTGGATACAAAACAGAAGAAAGGCACGGGCAAGGCACCATTACTTTGGTTCGAGTCCCCCAAGCTGCCAGAAAAGACATACTATGGAATCTACAGAGCCCTTTTCAccgccgaggagctggaaaatGAGGATGTCATCGTGGAGGCGATCAAGAAGAGACAGCTTGCGCCCATCTCCATGCCCAAGCCTCCAAAAGATGCGCAGTCTGTGCCGGCGAGCTACAATGGGCAGCACATATTTATGTGTATGATCGGAGGTGGCCATTTCGCTGCTATGGTTGTTTCACTGGCACCGAAGAGGAGCAAACACGGCACTACAGGCCCCTTGAACAGAGAAGCTGTTGTCCTGGCGCACAAGACGTTCCATCGGTATACCACTCGTCGCAAGCAGGGTGGCTCTCAGTCGGCGAACGATAACGCAAAGGGAACGGCCCACTCCGCTGGTTCGTCCCTTCGTCGTTACAACGAGCAGGCCTTGGTTGAGGATGTTCGAAATCTCCTGAAAGACTGGAAGAACCTCATTGATACCTCGGACCTCCTGTTCATCCGCGCAACTGGCATGACGAACCGGAGAACCCTTTTCGGTCCATATGAAGGCCAAGTCCTTCGCGCCAACGACCCTCGCATCCGAGGCTTCCCCTTCAACACGAGAAGAGCAACCCAGAACGAACTCATGCGGTCGTTTATCGAGCTCACCAGACTAAAAGTCAAGGAGATTCAGCCAGAACCAGAAGCACCGACTGCTGAGCCATCCAAGATTACAAAGCCAAAAGAATCAAAGCCAGCGGCGCCGAAACTatcagaagaggaagaggcggccatcttccacaccacccaGCTACAGTCCATCATCCGCCGGTCAAAACTCCCTGCCTTGTTGTCGTATttgaccaacaacaaactcGACGCCAACTTTGTCTTCCAACCAAAAGACACCCAACAAAACCATCACACTCCCACCCCTCTACACTTTGCCGCCTCGCAAAACTCGGCAGCGGTAATAGTAGGTCTCATTACCCGCGCCGGCGCTGATCCAACGATTCTCAACTCGGAAGGGAAAACTCCCTTCGATCTTGCCGGTGATCGCGCCACGCGGGATGCGTTTAGGGTAGCGAGGTCAGAGGCAGGCGAGAAAAAGTGGGATTGGGAGGCTGCGCATGTTCCTGCTGCTCTGAAAAGGGAAGACGCAGATAAGCGagcggagagggagaagaaggaggaggagcagaggaggaaggcagaggaggagaggctgaAGAAGGAAGGGCCGGTGGTGAAGGAAGGTAAGCCCAGGAAGGGGGGCGTGTTGGGAGGGGCTCCGCTGAatcagagggaggaggagacgagggGGTTGACGGCTGAGCAGAGGATGAAGTTGGatagggagaggagggcgagggcggcggaggagaggattaGGAGGTTGCAGGGAGGTGCGTGAGTGAGTGTGCGGTGGATGAGGTGATACGAATAATAGACCAAGATCTGGAGCTTCTTTGATGACATTTTGATGTTGACTCGGTGGTGATTGTTGCCCTATTTTTGGTTGTTTAAGCAATGGGATTCTTAGTCTATATCCAGTCATCGATTTCATCCAAGGGTTGCATAGGCAGTATGTGAAAGAGATTGTCCACAGCACTGAGAAACTTAACAAGATGTGCCTGGAAGCCATGACATATACCACCAGTGTCGACTTTTTACGGAGGATGCGGCAGATAAACAGCCGATGTGGTATCCCTGTATGAAATGCGTAAGATATGCCATGATTAGACAACAAATAGCAACATTTTATTTATTATGACTTCTCGCCGACGACTTTCCCGTCAGGTGCTTTCTTACAATACATGTACCTCACTAACGTCCGAGAAGAACTGATAGTTACTGTTGGACAGAGAGCAAATAGGTGCCATGCCGTTTGCCATATTCATCTTCTGGAGGACTAAAATAATGAAATCCATTACTTGTTGTCGCTCGACATGAGTCTATTGGGGTTTGTTTATCAGGCCTTCGAACGGTGACATACCACCAGAATaatcaaccatcatcacaataCGGAACAGAAAACAAAGATGGAGAAGCCAGCAAAACGAATTTCCCATACCGGGAATTGAACCCGGGGCTCCAGGGTGGTTCAGATTCCTCTTGACTGTTGTCAGTAGGTAGGTGAAAGCCTGATATGCTGACCACTACACCATATGGGAGTTTATTGCTTGTTGAGGGGAGGTGTGGAAGGAATGGCTATAAgctggaaggaggggaaggagagaagGAGTTGCGGCTGGCAGACGAGGAAGCAAGGGGTGGATTGGATGCTGGGGAAGGAACTAGGGCGGTGGGAAGGAGAaagggttggttggtgaggaaggtAAGGAGGGAATATGTGTGAAGGGAAAGAAACGTATGATGAGAAGCTTCAAGCTACGCCGGTCTGTTCAGAATCTCGTCTGTAGCTGATGAGCAGATTTGACTGTGTCATTATTTCTCCACTTGTAGTTCTGATGAATGGCTAGGGAGATACTACGGTGGCAGGCACAGACATGCTTGTCTTTATGAAGTTTTACATGATGTTGAACACACCAGTTCTTACCTAGTAGCCACTAATGCAGCTTGCAAACTGATAGCTTCACCAGATAAGCGGCCTCAAATCAACCAACTTCACGTCGACAAAAGTACCGCTCGACCATAAGAAGGCCCGAATAAAGTTTCCGGAGCGCAGTTATCAAACTTGACCGAATGAGAGGGACATGCTTTAAGGTTGTGTAGGTGGTCCCAATGCCTACAGATCTACAAGGTCTACGAGGCCGGCGGGATTTCAATGCTAACCCCCCACTGAATAGAGCTAAACTATTCTATCTgatgggtgtgggtgtggcgTCTTCCTAATTGTCCTCGTACATACGCCGGAAGACAGTCCGGCCCTGTCGACAGGACACGGTACCTCGAACACTTGGCTGAAGGCCGAGACTCGCTTGTATGGATAGTAAAGCTTACAGCATGTTTATGATGGCCAGTTTACCTGATACCAAAGCTGGTTCTTTTGCCTAGCAGTGGCCGGCGGTCACTCTATCAGACCAGCCGAGGTAATACAAACGCCGGTATAATATCACCTCAAACAGACGGAAACGGGCCGGCGTTCAAGCAGACGGGCAGGCAGCTGTCGTTGGACGTTATGTATACAAATTAAGTAGTTAAGAACGAGGCCAGTCGTCCGGGCCAGAAGGAAGACCCGGAACGGGACCTGAAAGGCGGTGATATGCGGCCATCTGGTGTGTGCCGCATTTTTGTGCCCCCATCCAACGTTTGACAGCCGGTGGAGGGAGGATAAAAGCGGCCGATTCGTCTCTTTTTAGGCAGTCCAGATGGTCGGGTTGGCTACGCCGTGCCGTGCCGTCCGTCTTTTGAAGAAGTGCATTGAGCTTTGGATGAGTGATACAAACATGGTCGAGGACCAGAGGTCTGGTGTAACGAGGCGGGCACGACTGGTTAGGAAGGGGGTAAAGATCTGATCTTTGTTTACTTACAATTTGATCGACCTGGGCAGCGGGCCGGCGCATCAGGATGAATATCCTGCCATGGGTATGACAGATGCAAAGTAGGATTGTAAAGGATCTTGGTGTAGCGTATTCGCCGTTCGTGTGGTGTTGCTTTGTTTCATCCAGACCGCTGGGTTCTTGTTCAGAGCTTTGACTTGGTGTTATCGAGCCGGGCTGAGCTGGGAGGGATCGTGATTTTCCCAACCCAAGAGACGATGACACAAGAAATGCCGAAGTCGCAGCCACGAAGTAGGATCCCCATATCCGTATGGCTGGAATCGCCGCCTCGGTCTCATCAGACATCGGTGTTACCGGGTCTCCAAGACGCTTGAAGACTCCATACACTATGAACTTGTCCAGCGCACGATAACTTTGCGCTTTGAACCAGCTGTTGGTGGCTCGGGCCTTGGGTAATCTCAACATGACTTGGGTGATGGACCACAACTGAATGGTCTCTTTCTCGCAGGCGAAGCTATCTGCACATTCTTGCGGTGGCCAGAGCTTTGGTTCATGTGTGTTCCAGCGTTGGATACGAATGTGATGGCTTCAACTCGAAACAAGACTGAGGAACCCCTGAGCAGAACACAACAAGGGGTTGTGCTTGGCATAACTCTCCACCGTTGCACCACCTGTCTGAACTTGGAAAGAAACGCCTGGCGATGGTTGCTCTTGGCAGTGCGTGCTCCAAGCGAGTTGTGGGGTTTACACCCTGTCCCTGTCGCGATGTCTCAGTCGTCCACCAGTTCTCGTCAAAGTGCCCGGACACCGAGCTATCAGCGTACCATTTGTCATTAGCAAGAAGTTATTCACAATTACTGCGTATGCGAGAAGAATGTCTGTGATGAGCGTTTTTGAGAGTTGTGTTGACACTGAAGGCGGCGTTTCGGGCGGCTTCTAGACGCCTTCAAGGGCTGGGTGGGCGGTTGTCAGAAACGGAGGCTGCCGATCAACCCGATCTGACGGGGCGATTCGCTGGCGGCAGCGCCTCGTGGACCCAGGAACCGCGAATTTGGCGAGCGTCAACCGGGATTTTCTGGCTGGATCGCTCCTATTTTGGGACTACACTAAAACGGCACCAGCGCTTGATATGAACGGCAAGCTATGTTCGTTTCTCGATGATGCCAGTTGAACCCGTGACAGCTGTGTTGAAATTGCAGACTCCATCTCGTCGTCAAAGCGGCCGATACCAGAGGAATTGGCCGTCCAGCAGATATTGGAGATCGGCAGCTCGATGAGTCCGTGGATACCGTTGCAATGTGATCCAGTTTTCCCTATTTCGTTGAAGGTCGTGACTGTGAAAAGCGCACAGGACGCTCCGTGGTCAGCCGTCAGTGTAGCAGTGCATATGATCGTTTGGCCTCTGCGAAATTGAGTTCACGATGCTTCTGGACATCAGTGACATCGTGGAAAGGGAACAATGTTCTAGTGGAGACGTCGGTCCGAGAAAAGCGGCTCATGTTGATTGGTCAGATATCCCCAACCCAGACTCTGATGGGCTGGTCAGACCTGAAACATGAAACTGCTGGCGCCAGTCCAGGGACAACTGACAGCGGGTGCGGTGAAACGCGGCACTTCGATTCTGCGGACACCCGTTCGATTACGGAGTACTAGGTAGCGATTCTTTGTGTTGACTGCACTCACAGACACAGAAATAATACCAGCTCAGCTGACCTCAATTAACGAGTGTATTTTTGAAGTTATTCTGAGC is a window of Podospora pseudopauciseta strain CBS 411.78 chromosome 1, whole genome shotgun sequence DNA encoding:
- a CDS encoding hypothetical protein (EggNog:ENOG503P5KG; COG:O; BUSCO:EOG09265I72); the encoded protein is MPTSSCKDIRDALAQCLQESECVMVQRNSAADCLREPLVDTLPLKCKQLKKGFGECRRGMVDMRKRFRGNQPIAFTKIQKTEDTGEGYQLYAGKSAFAGTRGETDGTNKAPEDWREAENRKYREAQEAAGKKS
- a CDS encoding hypothetical protein (EggNog:ENOG503PXQQ) translates to MCQLEHKVYTVCTHVYEHAVLCTLTSRTRARCDNPEVITSAKFGFCRECRDFYAPLVTDSPYIILSYWAYKAERGINYAVHPSYVPSAELFWVSCDPAEEYRKRVHSPRNDLSTLAKVLPRYRGETRDEYLERLQYIRHATLEWAGRRRRERIESEEVVYPPAENSPSRPGLSESSRQSSQNSITDREAPQVHDETLARLCGTWTGISSKNNIAEPEREVRWTQLSVESNQASENLFPESAGLSQNNDFAQFSPGIQPTSRFSFD
- a CDS encoding hypothetical protein (EggNog:ENOG503P4B0), which codes for MTSQLPAFPRFVFTIAEPISLISGTIGAVVFPRYFLAAQTPTPMLSFPEQSLLVSQQLGNMYFLAFLLGLFVLHSTTEIKVVRSYLWALWLADIGHMAVTCRILGWEESVGMLRWNEMTWGNLGATGFLFTVRSLYFLGVFGPDGSDEEDTRGRKKTRRVKEL
- a CDS encoding hypothetical protein (EggNog:ENOG503NUJE; COG:A; BUSCO:EOG09262BCZ), yielding MAKPQDELLRRPLYLYDLPPDVITTLSLKTDADASGGLAVPDDTTTATQTPSPATADNVIGSQACSLCSLSFVTVQEQREHLKTDLHHYNLKQKLHGLSPVSEAEFEKLVDELDESISGSESEDSEDEEEDTGRKETTLTALLKKQANLADKRKPNDEGDDVDTKQKKGTGKAPLLWFESPKLPEKTYYGIYRALFTAEELENEDVIVEAIKKRQLAPISMPKPPKDAQSVPASYNGQHIFMCMIGGGHFAAMVVSLAPKRSKHGTTGPLNREAVVLAHKTFHRYTTRRKQGGSQSANDNAKGTAHSAGSSLRRYNEQALVEDVRNLLKDWKNLIDTSDLLFIRATGMTNRRTLFGPYEGQVLRANDPRIRGFPFNTRRATQNELMRSFIELTRLKVKEIQPEPEAPTAEPSKITKPKESKPAAPKLSEEEEAAIFHTTQLQSIIRRSKLPALLSYLTNNKLDANFVFQPKDTQQNHHTPTPLHFAASQNSAAVIVGLITRAGADPTILNSEGKTPFDLAGDRATRDAFRVARSEAGEKKWDWEAAHVPAALKREDADKRAEREKKEEEQRRKAEEERLKKEGPVVKEGKPRKGGVLGGAPLNQREEETRGLTAEQRMKLDRERRARAAEERIRRLQGGA
- a CDS encoding hypothetical protein (EggNog:ENOG503P25M; COG:S), with product MPQLKDNHEVIVVSTSFFSPPSRSNPIIYMRRPILLLSILIAFFAIILTYYKPDILQILTTYTGTTILTLTTHLTSLTTNPNITTPSHMNTAKTTMSRTLHHAKITPHLSSTRGHSDHGWLNTYHSFSFANWYHPSYTSFGSLRVLNEDRVKPQSGFPTHPHRDFEIFSYILSGELTHRDSMLTKGAEGDNVSPDQFYRMKRGDIQFTTGGTGIAHSEFNEHRRDTVHFLQIWALPWKRGLKPRYHTRRFSEEDKRKGFVTILSPLKGGVDATAEQEAKAEAVVEGTIPIHADFLMGAGIITGGDKFEWIVGGRGNVTEQNKRKVFVHLPMTKGGKASIRLDGRDDAVLKEGDGAFIEGVNKGDKLWVESVGEVEAEIVVLDTA